The window ctgattaaagagatacctctgtagttgttacaatcttttctgtttccatgtttaaagattggtgtgattactgcttttgtccagtttgatggaacctgccccgactcccaggccatttcaattatcctgtgtagccatttaagacctgacattccactgtatttgatgagctccgacttaatttcatccaccccagctgctttattgcactgcaatctattgactattttcaccacttcctcaaatgtgaacctatttccatcctcattcttatcccattgtacatcgaaatctgaaacattactgatcatattttgacctacattgagcaactcttcaaaatattccctccatctgcccaaggaatccacaggattcactagcagttttcctgacctgtccaaaatacttgtcatttccttcttacttccctttcgaaggctgctaattacactccaaaatggttttccagcagcttgacccaaaatctcctacctgtttccaaagtcttcccaagatttcttcttggatgctgttattatctgtttggctttgtttccttcttcaacataactttctctgtctacctgagttctagtatgtagccatttttgatatgccttctttttccttttacaggctgccttgactgtgtcattccaccaagctgtctgCTTcagcctacctttacacactactgttccaagacattctttagccacttctagtactgtgtccctgtaccttgtccattccttttccaatgactgtaattgactacattcaactaactggtacatttctgaaatcattgttatgtacttgtgcctgatttccttatcctgaagtttctccactcttatcctcctacatatggacctgacctcctgcaatttcggcctcacaataccaatttcgctgcagattaaataatgatcagtgtcatcaaggaatctcctgaatacacgtatgtccctcacagccttcctgaattcctgatctgttattatatagtcaatgacagatctggttcccctgccttcccaagtataccggtgaatgttcttatgtttaaaaaaggagtttgtgattactaagcccatactggcacagaaatccaagagttattccccgtttctgttggcctccatatcctctccaaatttactcataaccatttcatacccttctgtttgatttccaatcctggcattaaaatcacccatgagcagaacactgtccttttcctttacactccaagtaaaaaaaaaaaaaaaaaaaaaaaaaaaaaaaaaaaaaatgttagccaAACACAAGGTGTCATTCCATTTGTTAAGTTTGTCTATACACTATAATACCTTCAGTCACTTGTTTggaatcccatggtgctcagagccatttgaaccatttgcattttttgcgcttgtttggatcttggccatcgtcaccagagaacctggaaggatgtctcatgtggtggcacacagttgctgtcgtaATGTCACTTCTTCTGTCTccaatagattgcgatctgttgaatatggctcgaacttggGTTTCTCGTCATACAAACGGCAGCTCAGTCTGTGTTGTCGATAATTTGCACGATCACAAGTTCCAATATCCAtattctccaccagaataatgtcacattagatgaatgacgaacactaacttcacttaacaaaggtttattcagcacttgcccatacaagagtgcggagcaaACTGCCTCTGACCAGGACACGTACGGTATATGTACAGCTACAGAACCTTCCAGtataatgattcttgacatttgtggatgctTTTAGAAAGTACTCAAACTGAATATAgacattaaaattttacagtttgggTGAGTTTTGATCTcctgaccctccatgcaacagtctggtATCATACCCACTAAAccacggtgactgtgctactcagcttcttctgcgacaatatcagTTCCTTGTACAAGATGGTCCAACTCATAATTGGTCCTTGCTTTCCAAGTACCATCACCTCTATAAATTTTGCGTAGTATTTTTCATTCAAATACTCTGAGTTGTTCGTCATTGCTGGTTGGTGTCCATGTTTCACGTTCATATGTAATCACTGGCCTAATCATAACTGTTGTggtaggcaggagagccaacactgtgttaccagAGGAGGGCAAAACGCACGTgttttagctcgcgcaggctggcgtgaggtctggaactggacaaggaaattagaatttagaaacaacggacgtagctggtggaatacttaactttaatccattaatgacgaacatcgctcttcacggtacatgattcataatatcaatagtcactgataatggcgccttgctaggtcgtagtaaatgacgtagctgaaggctatgctaaactatcttctcggcaaatgagaacataagtaggcagtgaaccatagctagcaaagtcggctgtacaacagggcgagtgctaggatgtctctctagacctgccgtgtggcggcactcggtctgcaatcactgatagtggcgacacgcgggtccaacttatactaccggactgcagccgatttaaaggctaccagctagcaagtgtggtgtctggcagtgacaccacagtaacCATACATATAACTATTTGTAGCTGTCAGTTTATCCTCTCAGTTTATCATACTCATTGTCATTAGCTTTTTAAATGTATAACAACGCCTATTATCACTTACAATTCGGGCTTTTATTTCAGGGGACATAGAATTTACTTTGTGAATATTAGTCCCTAGGTATTCAAAATCCTCTGCATGTGAAAATTAAAACCTTCTGCTGGCAAGTTATCCAGGTTATTGTCCCCTGTTCTATGGAATTTCATATATTTAGTTTCGGGTTTGATTAATTTCCAGTTCGCTGTGCTGTGCAACTTCTTTCAGTTCCACCACTACTCTTTCCAGTGACATTCTTCATCAACTAGCAACTgaaatgtcatcagcatatgcagCCAATTTGCCTATTtgtgcagatatttgcagttttcatAAAATTACTTCTAAAGTCAAATTGAAAAACACTCTGGGAAGATCATCATCCTGCCTAAAACCTTTATTGGAATTAAAACAATCCCTTATTTCCACACCCACTCACATTTGCCTGTGAATCAGCCGGGGTTGTGTTAATAACAGAAATATATTTGGATGCTATACAAACAGTCTGGTATGTTCTAACATCTCTTCTCTGTTTAGTCTATTAAAGACCTGTTTAATGTCTGTGTAGATATTgttgaattttaaattattttgatacACTTTTTCTTGTATTTGCCTCAGAACAAATATTTGGTCCACAGTTGATCTATTaggcctaaagccacactgataatCATGCAATATAGCTTCTGCATATAGACTAAACTATTGTATAGTAATCCAGATAAAATCCTGTATGCCACATTCAACAGTGTGATCCCTCTGCAGTTTAGAGCAACATGCCTTGTAGCCTTTATTATGTATGGGTTCATTTACGCCTATAGTACATTTTTCTGGAGTTCTTTCTTAATTTCAGATTAAACAGATAAGTTTATGTATCTGTTTGTGTAATGTCTCCTCTCTTTAACAGTTCGGCAATTATTGTGTCATTTCATGGAGATTTGTGATTTTTACAATTCACCACCTTCTGTAATTCTGCAAAAGCAAGCTTTTCCATTTTTCATTCTACTGTATGGTATATCGGTTGATTTCTTTTCAGTGTGATCACCATCCAGCATTTATTTAACATATTCTCTCCATCTGTTCATCACGCCTCTTTTGTCATCAGGTTTCCATCTTTATCCTTGCATCCTATTATTTTAAGTATGTATCCTCGTGTTCCTTCTTTTAACTTCTTACCAAACTTTGTACTCTCATTCCTATTATAATGATCTTTCATGTCTTTACATTTCTTTTTaagacttttctttttctttcttctgcataCCCTTGCTGTCTCTACCCTCTTTTCATTATACATTTCCTGGTTAATTCTCATATGTCATTGCAGGCATTTCAGTCTTGCTTtttattctgttgcaccacatccctCCTCATATCACTCTTCATTTCTAGTCATTCTGGATTCATCTGTTATGCCCTTTGTCACAGTTATATTCTTAGTACATTCCCATTCCTTATCTATGTCATTACTGTGCTCCACAAACTGCAGTTTTAGTTTCAATTTATTCTTATATCCAAATACTGTACCTATGTCTCCcagtttgtttactttccatttcaGAATTCCCCTAGTTTTCCCTTTATATGCCTTTGCAGTCTTTCGCCTCATTTTTGCAGAGTCTGAGTTTGCTCCCTGAAATATGCGCACATTTTAGTGTTGCTTGCCCACCTTTTGGATACCAATATGGGGTCACTTTGATTTTTATCGTTTGTTCCTGAGTTTTCCAGGGCCCTTtgtgaatattttttgtgggaaaCATGCTTATTACTTTAAGATTATTGGCAGGTGCAAACTGGGCAGGTCTTGGCCCACTAGCACTTGGTTCCTCATAAGCTTTCTTTACCAAAATTGGCATGAAAAGTTCATTCTTTTTGAAACTTTGGATTGTAGTCCCCCCATCATATGCAGGTAACCTTTCACAGACTTCATGCAGTTGATTGTAAAACTTGTGAACCAGATCCTCATCTGATCCTTCTGTTGGAGTTTACATGTTTGCAAAAGTCGTATTATGGAATCTTCCTTTTATtctgatatattattattatttttattgtattttatggttTTATAGAAAAGATTAGCATGTATTCTTATTTTTCAGACAGTGTACTGAAATGTCCAATGAAACTAAacgtgcctctgtgtgtgtgtgtgtgtgtgtgtgtgtgtgtgtgtgtgtgtgtgtgtgtgtgtgttttctcatgTGGTAATATGTTGAACTACGTCAAATTTCTTGTTGCATGCTCTGGAGTCCGTTGAAAAGTCGCCATGTGTATTTGCACATCTGTGCGCCATGCTCCCCTGCGTATTTCCAATTACATGTTGACACAATGCAGTTGAAACTTTCTGTAGTAATTAGAATAACTAGAAAAAGTAATATTTACATTGAGCTTCATGTAATTATTTATCAGAGCTGATCACTCATTTCTTCCTTCCTCAAATAAAACTTTTGCTCTTGCTATTGAATTGTAATACATAATATTCACAATTACAAATTCCCTTCATCTTTATCTTGGTAATAGCAAAACCATAATCATTAATATTACATTTTACAGAGATAATAAAAATCAGAGATAATGCAAAGATAATGTTCACTTTTCTTATGCAAAGAGCAACATATTTAGTTCTTAAACACAACACAGAATACGACACAATTATTTCCATAGTAGAATGTGATATTACATGAGGATGCATATTATGTCATTACATGACATGAAGGGAAGGATAGATTTGCGCATATTTTTGTTACCATGAACCCAACACCATTTCGATGTCAATCATCTCTCCCAGAGTAATATAATGTAAAATTTTGCTTCCGTATTTCTCCTTCAagcttccatctgatctcttggagGGCAACTAATTCCAATCCTTAATTCAACACACTTCTTTGGCTACATTTTTCATTGCTCCTGTTTGCAGCAAGGTacatatatttcattctccaaattgAGTCCTATTCCCATGTCATTGTTCCTTAGATTATTTTGTCTCCAGGATGGCAGTCTGGCTTTCTCTGCTAAGTTATGTGCAACAGTATTTTTTTCTGAGGGAGTGGTGTTGGCCCTACATTCAACCCTTATCTTTCAGAGGACCATTTATTCTGCTCTTGTCTTCCCTGACTCCCATTTCCTGCTGGGGTAGGGTACCCAATCCTTCACAAGGGTTCCCAGGGTTCACCAACTTGGTGGTAAGAGACAGGATGTAGCAGTAGATGTTATGtgactttaatatttttatttatctatcacAATATTCAAACGTTTGAAAATGCAGATCTtttagttaaaaaacaaaagaaaaaataatctaTTTACGTTGGCTGTTGAATGGTGTCAAAATGCATTTTTTGTTACAATACACAcattttatggagtgtagtcatcATACAAATGTATATTTAATcatcacaaaaacatttaaaaCGTAAATTCTTCTTGCTTTATGGACAAAATAACACAGACACCTACTTTCCAGTGTGTGGTGGCAGGTACTTTGGGTATTGTATGTTTTAAACACCGTCTGTAATAATGTGGATGATATTGACCAACTAAAATTCAGTGTTATGAAGCTTATGTTTATGCTGCATCActacatttaaaatagattcaccATTATACAATTCAATATTGTTTAGAGAAAGTTCATTTTAAGAACATTTTGTATTTTCAAACAAATGTTAAATGGTTTGCAGGGTGCACACTTCATGTGCATAAGGAATACTACAGTAAAATAACACAGAATGTAAATATGAATCATTAATCCTTTTATCTCAGTTCTGTTTTTATGTGATCTTTTAGATGTGCAAGAAATTTAGTAAGTTAGTTGCAGTTTGTTAAATTTTGCTGTCATGCTATTGCAGTAGCAATTTATCTGCCCAGTCTCTGTTGTTTGTACATAGTCTCCGCCATTCACCATACAATATCACTGGGAGTGTATGTACCAGTATAGTAACTTCTTTGTCTGTCCTCACCACCTATGGCATTGGGGGGTTTTATCATTTTTCAGAAGACGGGGAATTCATAAAAATGTTGAATATATTAGTAACTTGTTGTACATGTGATTGGTTCAATGTTTTTAATTAccattgttttttcttcttttctttccagGTATCATAGCAGCCATGTGCGTATTTATGCTGCGAACGAAGCATCTGATGATTGTTTATATGTACCTGATGTCTGTTGGAATTGTATTTGTCTCATACTGGACAAATGTTAGTACAATGAAGACTGTTATAACATCAATGGTGGATGAAAGTGATACTAGCATCCTAGAAGATATTCTTTCTCTGAACTTGACCAAACTGTTTGATCCAAATGGTTGCGGGTTTGCAGTAGTTCAGAATTATTTCATACAGTGCCTCCTAGCCTTTGTTTTTACTTATGTTCACCTCGGTCCAAGGTACAGTTTGGTGCAAAAACTCATACCTGTGAGTTTTATGGCACCATCGGTCCTTGCAGTGCTACCAGTACTACCACCATCAGTACTGCACCATGCACCTGTTTTTGCAGCTTTGCTTCCATTAGCAATAGTGAAATTCGTGTTGTGGTACAGTGCTTTGGCAGTTGTTCAGACAATTTTCAGTGGATACCAAAACACAAGGACTTTCATAAATAATTACGGGCTCTCAGCACTTGTAGAAACTGAATGGACCCGTTTGAATGTCCCTACGGTGCTTCGCACTTTCTGGATTCTCAGAGTTTGGGAACACGCCAGCATCTTGCTTGTGGATCACTTGGCAGAAGATGGAAGCAGTCTTACAGCAATAGGAGCACTATTTGGGATGGCAAAAAGCCTTCTAATAAGTGGTTGCGAGACATTGATGGCTGTTCTTGGAATGGCAAGTGTTGTTTCTTACATTTGTCACTATATTGGTTGTTTCTTCCAGTGGGTCCTCTTAATAGAGGAAGATGATGATCGAAGTATTGGCACTGTCTCTGCAATATTGTTTTACATATTGGCGCTACAAACTGGACTTACTGGTTTGGACCCAGAGAAAAGATTTGTTCGGCTTTGCCgtaatttctgtcttttatttacAGCCCTATtacattttatacacaatattgtcAATCCGTTGTTAATGTCTCTAAGTGCTTCCCACAATCCGTCACTACACAGACATGTTAGGGCATTGTTAGTCTGTGCTTTCCTCATACTTTTCCCAATTTCTCTCCTTACTTACCTTTGGTCTCAGCATGCTACCAGCACTTGGCTGTTTGCAGTCTCAGCATTTAGTATAGAAGTGATAGTAAAAGTGGTTGTATCACTCCTGATATACTCTCTCTTTTTAATTGATGCATACCGCAGTACATTCTGGGAGAAGTTGGATGATTATGTATATTATATTAGAGCTTCAGGAAATGCAGTAGAATTCTGCTTTGGCATATTCCTGTTTTTCAATGGAGCGTGGATTTTGTTTTTCGAATCTGGTGGTGCAATACGTGCCATAATGATGTGTGTCCATGCATATTTCAACATTTGGTGTGAAGCTCGAGCTGGCTGGAGCGTGTTTAAGAAAAGACGCactgcagtaaataaaataaattcacttCTTGAGGCCACACCAGAACAGCTGGTTGAGTTAAATGATGTCTGTGCCATTTGTTATCAAGAGATGAAAAGTGCAAAAATTACACATTGCAATCACTTTTTTCATGGTGTGTGCCTGAGGAAATGGTTATATGTGCAAGACAGGTGCCCCCTCTGTCACAATATCCTTTATCAGGTAGACACACCCAAAGATGGGACTGATGCACGAGGCATTGAGGACAATGCTGCTCCACAGGATCCACAAAATGTTCCAGAGGTTGCCAATGGTGTAGCTGCACAGCTGCAAGCAAGaataaatgacatcgaagaagatcGTACGTTAAGGGTACCAGATGTGAGGCAAAGACAAGAAGACCTAGAAAATGTACCAAGATGAAGTTAAATAAATTTTATGGAGCAATATTTTTGAACATTGACATCGATGTTGAACACTTCGTGCATTCATCAGTGTACAAAATTCCAGGTTCTGATGTGTTACCAATTTGTTTGGAAATCAGGAACCTTCATTAGACTGCCAGTTCCATAATGTCATGAAAATTTTAATGCatgatgtgtgtgttgttattTGTTTATACCATCAATGTATTCAGTTTCTTGTCAGAGATGCTACATGCTATCATCTACTGAAAGAAATTATTGATTTGTTACAAAATCAATGTTAAAAGTTCAGATCATCAAGTTGTATTTGGCAATTACACATCTTCATTGTgttgctttctttattttttgaagacttctgctttatttttatttagtcATTGATGCCGATATTGGTAAACAATATTTTTTGGTGAAGTGGTTTCATAGAAAGGGAAGCTAATAATTTtactaaaaaaacagaaattaaaagtaCTGGGAGCAAAGGGCGTTTTGTGGACCACAAATTAATTTGCTTTTGAGGTCTTtatttgatgtttttttcaaaaactGTGATTTTAGACTGGACGATATTTCTGtttctgttgcagaattttttgaaacatattttagtttcttaatttatttgagtttgaagtgactgtacatagaAACCTTTATTATATTTTAAATCAGCAGTTTGAGAAATGAGATGTGTAAACTGtttaatgtgtgaaaataaattattttcttttaattattttttttagaattgTCGTATTGTTGGTTCTATGCATTTAATGAGACTGATAGCATAACTAGTGAGACAaagcaaatttttttattttcaaacacattgaagttccaatattttattactgtgtacgtagtaaaaataaattttgcactTACATTAGATGCTAATGCATTCTGAACTTGTCctgaaatatgaaaatataaacatttttggaTTTACTGCACTTACTTAAATTGTTTGATTTATTGAAGTACCAGTAGATCACAGTTTGCCCGATGTAATATGTTAAATTTCATGCCAGAAATAGAGAGGGACAAGTAAGTATTTTCAGTTGAAAATTCCACAGAGATAGAAGTATTCAACAGGTACCTCCACTTGCACTGTTGTATAGAGGATGGATGCATTGAACATGTGTGAATGGTTTGTATGTATTGGTGCATATTCTGAAGCAGATTACAGGCAAAAGATAATGACATTTGCATTTGTGAACCTGAATTGCAATAGTACC is drawn from Schistocerca gregaria isolate iqSchGreg1 chromosome 3, iqSchGreg1.2, whole genome shotgun sequence and contains these coding sequences:
- the LOC126354351 gene encoding protein TRC8 homolog — protein: MSMRMRFLSLVDVILRVPPLFVIDELLRIGHGLPIGESNSDNSSFETNGQNVDEIDSFGEDRFYEVLIIAAVKFILSGFGIIAAMCVFMLRTKHLMIVYMYLMSVGIVFVSYWTNVSTMKTVITSMVDESDTSILEDILSLNLTKLFDPNGCGFAVVQNYFIQCLLAFVFTYVHLGPRYSLVQKLIPVSFMAPSVLAVLPVLPPSVLHHAPVFAALLPLAIVKFVLWYSALAVVQTIFSGYQNTRTFINNYGLSALVETEWTRLNVPTVLRTFWILRVWEHASILLVDHLAEDGSSLTAIGALFGMAKSLLISGCETLMAVLGMASVVSYICHYIGCFFQWVLLIEEDDDRSIGTVSAILFYILALQTGLTGLDPEKRFVRLCRNFCLLFTALLHFIHNIVNPLLMSLSASHNPSLHRHVRALLVCAFLILFPISLLTYLWSQHATSTWLFAVSAFSIEVIVKVVVSLLIYSLFLIDAYRSTFWEKLDDYVYYIRASGNAVEFCFGIFLFFNGAWILFFESGGAIRAIMMCVHAYFNIWCEARAGWSVFKKRRTAVNKINSLLEATPEQLVELNDVCAICYQEMKSAKITHCNHFFHGVCLRKWLYVQDRCPLCHNILYQVDTPKDGTDARGIEDNAAPQDPQNVPEVANGVAAQLQARINDIEEDRTLRVPDVRQRQEDLENVPR